The Pimelobacter simplex genomic sequence CCGCCGCCAACGCGGTGATCGAGCGCAACGAGAGCCGCAAGCCCAAGCGGCTGTGGTCCGACGCGGGCGACGGCGACAAGATCGTCGGCTACGTCGCCGACACCGAGCACGACGAGGCCCGGTTCGTCTCGACCGAGATCGACGAGCTGACCGACAAGGGGGTCAAGCCCTCCGACGTCGCGGTCTTCTACCGGACCAACGCGCAGTCGCGCGTGTTCGAGGAGATCTTCATCCGCACCGGGCTGCCCTACAAGGTCGTGGGCGGCGTGCGGTTCTACGAGCGCCGCGAGATCCGCGACGCCCTGGCGTACCTGCGGATGCTGGTCAACCCCGACGACCAGGTCTCGCTGCGCCGCATCCTCAACACCCCCAAGCGCGGCATCGGCGACCGCGCGGTCCTCGCGATCACGATGTTCGCCGAGCGCGACCGACTGACCTTCTGGGAGGCGCTGCAGCGCGCCGGCGAGGCCCCCGGCCTGGCCACCCGCAGCCAGACCAACATCGAGGGCTTCGTCAGCCTCGTGCAGGACCTCCAGCAGATGGTCGCCGCGGGGGAGCGCCCCGACGTCATCCTGGAGACCGTCCTCGACCGCTCCGGCTACCTCGCCAGCCTCGAGGGTTCCGACGATCCCCAGGACGCCACCCGCGTCGAGAACCTCGGCGAGCTCGTCGCCGTGGCCCGCGAGTTCGCCGAGGACCCCGTCGCCGGTCCCTCCGCCGACCCCGCCGACGTCGACGCCGGCACCGTCGAGCCCGGCCTGGCCGACTTCCTCGAGCGGGTCGCCCTCGTCGCCGACTCCGACCAGATCCCCGACGCCCCCGAGGACGACCCCGACGCCCCGCCGGACCAGGGCGTGGTCACCCTGATGACCCTCCACACGGCCAAGGGCCTGGAGTTCCCGGTCGTCTTCCTCACCGGCATGGAGGACGGCGTCTTCCCCCACTCCCGGGCCCTCGGCGACCGCCCCGAGCTCGAGGAGGAGCGCCGCCTGGCGTACGTCGGCATCACCCGCGCCCGCCAGCGCCTCTACATCTCGCGCGCCGTCGTCCGCTCCGCCTGGGGCGCGCCGGCCCACAACCCCGGCTCCCGCTTCCTCAACGAGCTGCCCATCGACCTCGTCGACTGGCGCCGTACCGAGGCCGACCAGACCCGGTGGTCGCGGCCGTCGTACGACGGGTACGGGTCGGGTGGCGGCGACCAGGGCGGCGGCCAGCGCCTCGGCGCCCCCACCGCCGCCGGCCGCCGCAACTTCAGCTCGGCGGCCGCCCGCGCCGACGCCGCTGCCAAGTCCAAGCCCTCGCGCCCCATCCCCGTCCTCGCCCCCGGCGACAAGGTCACCCACGACTCCTTCGGCCTCGGCACCGTGGTGTCGGTCGAGGGCGCCGCGGAGAAGTCGGTCGCGTCGATCGACTTCGGGTCGGACGGGGTGAAGCGGCTGCTGCTGCGGTACGCGCCGGTCGAGAAGCTCTAGGACTCCCCGAACCGCACCTGGAGCAGGCTGCGCGGCGTCTTGCCGTGCCGCTCGCGGTAGGCCGTGATGATCTCGTCGGTCGTGTCCTCGCCGGCGTGCAGCCGGACCAGGTAGGGCACCAGCCAGTGCAGGTCGGCCGCGTCGAACTCGGTCGCGAACCGCGGGTCGAGGCCGGTGCGGTCGTCGTCGAGCACGTCGGTCAGCGGCACCTGACCGCCGGCGTTGGCCGCGTGCGGACCGATGGAGAAGGAGACCCGGGACGCGGCCCCGTCCGGGTGCAGGGCGACCTCGACCGGGTGCGGGTACGGGCCGGGACCGGTGCGGGCCACCACGAGGAACTCCAGCGGCTGCTCGGCCTGGTCGTGGCCTGTGCGCTTCGTCATCTGCGGCCGCCTAGCGATCTGCCCGCTCGAAGACGTGGAGCTCCACGCCCTCCCAGGCGACGGCGTCCGGCAGCGCCGGGCCCAGGTCCCCGGAGAGCCGGAGGATCGTGGCGAGCGCGCCGTTGCACAGGTCGAGCCACCGGTCCGCGGAGATCGGGCGCCTGCCCTCGAACGCGTCCGGCGTACCGTCGTCGAGCCAGACCCCGGCCGTGGCGTTGACCGAGAACCGCCGGGTGAGGGCGGCGCGCGTCCAGCGCCCGTAGGCGAACATGTCGTTCGCGGACAGCGCCGTCAGCAGCCGGAGATCGGGCCACTCGGTGAACCGGTGGTAGCGCCGGTGCAGGATCGCGGGGTCGTAGAGGTGGGCGTCGCGGGTGGCGATGAGGATGCCGTCGTCGAACACGCCGATCGCCGGGCGCTCGCGCGGCGCGACCTCGTCGGCCGCGGCGGCCGGCGCGGCACGGGTGAGGTCGACGGTGCCGCTCGCCGAGCTCGGTGCGCCGGCCATCAGTCGTCGATCTCCAGGCCGCGCTCGCGCAGTGACCGGAGCGTCGCGGCGTCGGGCGTGAGGGAGATGAAGTCGATGCTCTGGAGGTGGGGGAGCAGGTCGAGGTCGTCCCAGGAGCCGATGTCGAAGGCGTCGTCCTCGCCGTCCCAGTGGGGTGCGATCTCCTGGTAGATCTCGTTGCCCGCGTCCACCACGAGGTCGCGCACCTGCGCGGCCAGTGCCGCGTCGATCGGGAGCTGCGCGAACCAGGCCAGGACCTCCGGGATCGGTGCCGTGCCCTCGGTGGCGAGGTCGATGGAGCGGTCGGCGTACGACTGCACGAACGCGGTGAGGGAGAACCGCGGCTCGAGGATCCCCTGCTGGTACATCAGCTCGTCGATCACGGCGAGCTTGAGGTTGAGGTCGGTGAACACCAGGGGAGTGCCGGACGCCTCGACCGGCTCGACCGGCTCGACCGCGTCCCGGGCGTCGCCGCGGTACGCCGCGCGGAGCACGGCCTCCAGCGGCTCGCGATCGGCCGGGTCCAGGCCACGGCGGGCCAGCTGGTCGAACGGATCGACCCCGGAGACGCTGCCGGTCAGGCCCGGGCCCGGTGTCGCGCCGGCCAGGAGCAGCCGGTGCAGCAGGGGCGCGTCGTCGCCGTCGAGGGTCGGGTTCTCGAGGAGCACGTTGACGGGGGTGAGGAACGAGAGCTGGACCGACGCGTCGAGCCGCTGCTGGAGCAGCCAGCCGGCGATCTCGCGGCGGTGGCGCGGCACCGGGTTGCTGAGCGCCGCGTCGAGCAGGTACCGGCCGCCCGGTGAGTCCACGATCACGTCGAGCAGCTCGTTGAGCGAGCCGGTCAGCGCCCGGCGGTGGCAGGTGTCGAGGGCGGCGATGGCCCGCTGTGCCTCGGCGGGGTCGACCGGGCGCTCGAGGACGTGGCTCGCGTAGCGCACGTCGGCCAGCTCGTCGGCCGTACGCCGCTCGGGCTCGCCGGCCCGGACGACCCACTGGAGCTGCGGTACGCCGATCGCCTCGGAATGGAGGATCGCCAGCGGGCTCGGGGCGTCCTCGGTGAGCAGCGCGGCGCGGGTCCGGCGCAGCATGCCCTCGGAGGCCCGCCAGTCGAGGTCGTCGCACCACAGGACCGCGTGCACCACCGGCAGCGTGGTGGCCGCGCCGTCCACCTCGCCGGCCACCACCTCGTACAGCCCGGCCGGGTCGCGCCCGGCGACGAGCGAGAGCAGGTCGTCCGGTACGCCGGCGAACAGCTCGGCCTGGTCGGCGAAGCCCGTCGTGAGCGAGCCGTCCACGGGGTAGGACAGGAGCAGGCCGCGCCCGTCGTGGGTGAAGTGCCAGACCCACCAGTGGTCGCCGGCGCGCAGCCGCCCGCGCACCGCGTCGGGCACGAGGTCCAGTCCCTCCAGCGGCGGGCCGTCCCAGGCGAGCGGGTGCACGGCGCTCGGCGCCGGCACCGGCTCCACGGAGTCGGGTGCCACGGCGGCGATCGCCGCGAGCTCGCTGATCACCCGCGTTCGGTGGCGCAGCTCCCACCGGCGGGTGCCGTGCAGGACGTCGAGCACCGCATCGGCGCGCGCGAGCAGCACGATCACCACCGGTTGGGTGCCGAAGTCCGCCTTCGGGTCAGGGACACCGGCCAGCAGGAGCACCGCGTTCCCCTCGACCCACCACAGGGGCGCGGTGGGCAGGCCCGTGGCGCGCATCTCGCGGGTCACCGGGCTGCGGCGCACCACGCCGGTGTCCGGGTCGTGGACGGTCATCTCGGACGCCGGGCCCCAGCGTGCGCTCATCGTCTCGATCAGCCGCTGGGACCAGCCCTCGAGCGCGTCGGCCGTCCACGGCTCGCTCGTCGCGATGATCGCCGACAGCGTCCGCGCGTCCCCGCGGCCGCTGAGCTCGCGACCGCCGACCGAGAAGGTGCGATCGCCCCAGGCGACGGTGGCCGGGTTCTGCTCCCACCACGCCGCGCTCGCCCGCTCGACCTGGTCGACGAGCTCGTCGAGCCCCGCGTTGCGCGGGATGCCGTAACCGAGCCGGGCGTCGTCGCCGGGCCGGGGCTGCTCGTCGTACGGACAGGCGGCGAAGACCTGCTCGACCTGCTCCCGGCGACTCGTGCCCGGGTCGGCGAAGTCGTCGAGCGAGAACGCCGAGCCCAGCCGGTACGGCCGGCGCAGCGCCGTGCTGAACCCGAAGTCGTCCATGCCGAAGCCGTTCTGGTGCCCCACCTCGGTGAGGCTGCCCGGCACGTGCCAGTGCGCGCCGTCGAACCACGCGACCCCGGAGATCAGCGGCACCGGCCGCCCGCCGAGGACCCGGAGCTCCAGGAGCTGCTCGGCCACCTCGCCCCGGGCGTTCTCGCCCCGGGCCGCGACCAGGTCCCGCAGGTCGTCCGGTACGCCGCCGAGCAGGCGCGCCACGAGCGTCTCCAGCGCCTCGGCCAGCGCGGTCTCGCGGCCCTCGGGGCCCTCGCCGGCGAGCTCGGCGTGGTCCTCGAGGAACTGGGCCGGGGCGTCCGTGGCGAACGCGCAGCTCGGGTCCTGGAGGAGGAGCAGCGCCCGCCCGTCGTCGGTGAAGATCCAGACGGTCGTCGTCCCGTTGCGCGCCTGCAGGCCGAACCGCGACGCCGCGACCGGGGTGTCGCGCAGCCGGACCTCCCCCTCGTCGAACATCGCGCTCATCAGCCAGGCCCGCCGCCGCAGCTCGAGCGGCTGCTCGCCGAGCATGAGGAGCTCGTGCACGGTGTCGTCCTCGTCGACGAGCGCGCTCATGCTGCCCAGCGCGTACTCCCGCGGCAGCACCAGCAGGATCTGGCGCAGCATGCTCGTGCCCGGCTCGCTGTCCCAGTCGGTCATCAGCGCGCAGAAGAGCTCGCCGCGATCCCACAGCTCGGCCTCGGGCATCCGGACCGCCACCATCAGGTAGTCGAGGATGCCCTCGGGCTCCTGCTCCTCGCCGACCAGGCGCGGTGTACGCCGCTGCGGGTCGCCCCACCCCTCGCGCAGGACCCGGCGCACGCCCTCGGTCCAGGTGGACGCGCGCTGCGCATAGCCGCCGTGGCCGTCCGTGGGGTCCTCGCCCGGGTCGTAACCGCCCATCGGCAGGATCCAGACACCCTGGGCCGCGTCGCCGTCGACGCCCTCGAAGCTGAACTCGTCCTCCGGCTCGTGCTCGAGGAGGTGGGCGACGAGGCGGTCGCAGAAGCCGGGCACCTCGTCGAGCCCGAACGGCGGCAGGAAGATCGGCAGGTCGTCGTCGTCCGCGGTCACGCTCGCGAGGCTAGCCGCGCCGGGGAGGGGGCCGAACCACGGAATCCGCGGACCGGCCGCTCAGGTCAGATCCGGTCAGGTGAGGTCAGGGAGTGACGCCGTGCTGGCGCAGCGCCGCATCGGGGTCGACCGGGTCGCCGCCGCCGGGGCGGACCTCGAGGTGCAGGTGGGGACCGGTCACGTGACCGGTGCCGCCGACGTAGCCGATCAGCTCACCGGCGCGGACCTTGTCGCCGGCCGAGACCGCGAAGGCGCTCTGGTGGCAGAACCAGAGCTCGGTGCCGTCGTCGAGGGTGATCACGGTCTTGTTGCCGTAGGCGCCGTCGAAGCTGGCCGAGGTCACGGTGCCGTTGGTCACGGCGCGGATCGGGGTGCCGGTGGGGGCCGCGAAGTCGAGACCGGTGTGGTAGCTCGACCAGAGGCCGTACTCGCCGTAGCGGGCGGTGAGGCGGTAGACCGAGGGGTCGACCGGGAGCACCCAGCGGTTGAGGGCGATCTCGGCGGCTTCCTTCTCGGCAGCCTGGGCGAGGTTGCCGAGGGCGCTGGTGCGCTCCTCGGCGGAGCGCTCGGCCTCGGCGACGAGGTCGGTGCCGGCGGACTGGGCGAGGGCGTCGCGGTCGGAGTCGCGGCTGACGGTCTCGCTGCGGGTGCCGACGGCGGCGTTGCCGAAGGAGCCGGTCAGGGCGTTGGCCGCGCTGACCCGGTCGCCGGCGGAGGCCAGCTGGGGGTCGGCGGAGGTGACGACGCCGCCGATGGCGACGGCCAGGGTGGCCACGCCGACGGCGACGGGCAGGGTCGGGAGGCCGCGGAAGAGCGGTCCGCGCGAGCCGGCGTGACGTACGGCGCGCCGCTTGCCGCTCGGGGCGACCGCGCGCAGCCCGGCGGAGGAGTCCGTCATCGGGTCGGCGAGCGGGATGTCGCGCAGGGCGGGGAGCTCGACGGTGGGGGCCCGGTCGAGGCGGGGAGCCTCGATCGTGGCGATCTCGACGGGGGCCGGCGTCGGCGTCGCGGGGCGCGCCACGCGCTTGCCGACGTACGCCGAGGGCGTCTCCGCGGCGATCTCGGGACGCCGGGCGACCCGCTTGCCGACGTACGCAGCGCCGCTGGGGGAGCCGGAGTCGGGGGTCGAGTGGGCGCGCGAGGCGCGGTGATCCGCTCGGTGGTTACCCATCGACTGCTGACTCCTTGGTGGACGATCGTGCAGGCCGTTCCGACCCTGGGGTGCCGACCGAGGCGTCCGAGTGTTGCTCCGACCGAGGTGGCCGTCGGGTGACGGCCGGGTGAAACATGCGTGCCGACGATAGCCGATGCCGGGACGCCTCCGAAATCGTACGGGTGGAACCTGGGGATGACCGGCGAACGGGCAAACCGCCGTGAGCGGCGCGTGACACCCATCACCTTGTCCGTCCTGGACTCGTCCTACTCGTGGGTCAGGACTATCGTGCCCGGGGGTGTGCCGCTGCGTGCACCGAACCTCTGACCAAGACGTGAGGACGTATCAGTGGACCTGATGGAGTACCAAGCGAAGGAGCTCTTCGCGAAGCACGGCGTGGCCACCACCCTCGGGACGGTCGTCGAGACCGCCGAGGAGGCGCGGGCCGCGGCCGAGCAGATCGGCGGCGTGACCGTCATCAAGGCGCAGGTCAAGGCCGGTGGCCGGGGCAAGGCCGGTGGCGTGAAGCTCGCGAAGACGGCGGACGAGGCCTTCGAGCACGCGTCCAACATCCTCGGCATGGAGATCAAGGGCCTGACGGTCAACCGCGTCCTGGTCACCCCGGCGACCCCGCCGGAGGAGGAGTACTACTTCTCCTTCCTGCTGGACCGGTCCAACCGGCAGTACCTCTGCATCGCGTCGGTCGAGGGCGGTGTGGAGATCGAGGAGGTCGCCAAGACCAACCCCGACGCCGTGAAGAAGATCGGCATCGACCCCGGCAAGGGCGTCGACGCGGCGAAGGCCCGGGAGATCGCCACCGAGGCGAAGTTCCCCGAGGCCGTCTTCGAGCAGGCCGTGAAGATGATCGAGGACCTCTACAAGGTCTTCGTCGAGGAGGACGCGACCCTCGTCGAGGTCAACCCGCTCGCCCGCCTCGCCGGCGACAAGCTCGAGGCGCTCGACGGCAAGGTCTCGCTCGACGAGAACGCCTCCGAGGTGCGTCACCCCGAGCACGAGGAGTTCGAGATCCGTGAGGAGGCCGACCCGCTCGAGGCGAAGGCCAAGGACCTCGGTCTCAACTACGTCAAGCTCGACGGCCAGGTCGGCATCATCGGCAACGGCGCGGGTCTGGTCATGAGCACCCTCGACGTCGTCGCGTACGCCGGCGAGAACCACGGCGGCGTCAAGCCGGCCAACTTCCTCGACATCGGCGGCGGCGCCAACGCGCAGGTCATGGCCAACGGTCTCGACGTCATCCTGAACGACGAGCAGGTCAAGTCGGTCTTCGTGAACGTCTTCGGTGGCATCACCGCGTGCGACGAGGTCGCCAACGGCATCAAGGGCGCCCTCGAGCTCCTCGGTGACAAGGCCACCAAGCCGCTCGTCGTCCGTCTCGACGGCAACAACGTCGAGGCCGGCCGCGCGATCCTGAACGAGCTGAACCACCCGCTCGTGACGCAGGTCGACACCATGGACGGCGCGGCCGACAAGGCCGCCGAGCTGGCGAACGCCTGAGGCCGGGGGAGCAGAGAACATGAGCATCTACCTCAACAAGGACAGCAAGATCATCGTCCAGGGCATCACCGGCGGCATGGGTGCCAAGCACACCGCCCTGATGCTCGACTCGGGCGCTCAGATCGTCGGTGGCGTCAACGCCCGCAAGGCCGGCACGACCGTCTCGCACAAGGACGCCAGCGGCGCCGACGTCGAGCTCCCGGTCTTCGGCACGGTCGCCGAGGCGATCAAGGAGACCGGCGCCAACGTGTCGGTCCTCTTCGTCCCGCCGGCGTTCACCAAGGACGCCGCGATCGAGGCGATCGACGCCGAGATGCCGCTGATCGTCGTCATCACCGAGGGCGTCCCGGTGCAGGACACGGCCGAGGTCTGGTCGTACCTGCAGGGCAAGTCCACCCGGATGATCGGCCCCAACTGCCCCGGCATCATCACGCCGGGCGAGTCGCTGGCCGGCATCACGCCGCACACCATCGCGGGCAAGGGCCCGGTCGGTCTCGTCTCCAAGTCGGGCACGCTGACCTACCAGATGATGTACGAGCTGCGGGACTTCGGCTTCTCGACCGCCATCGGCATCGGCGGCGACCCGATCGTCGGCACCACGCACATCGACGCCCTCCAGGCCTTCGAGGAGGACCCGGAGACGTCGGTGATCGTGATGATCGGCGAGATCGGCGGCGACGCCGAGGAGCGGGCCGCGGACTACATCAAGGCCAACATCACCAAGCCGGTCGTCGGCTACGTCGCGGGCTTCACCGCCCCCGAGGGCAAGACCATGGGCCACGCCGGCGCCATCGTGTCGGGCTCCGCGGGCACCGCCCAGGCGAAGAAGGACGCGCTCGAGGCCGTCGGCGTCAAGGTCGGCAAGACGCCGTCCGAGACCGCCGCGCTGGCTCGGGAGATCCTGCAGTCGCTCTGACGCACAGAGCAGCGCGAAGGCCCGCCACCCCCCGGGGTGGCGGGCCTTCGTCGTCTGCTCAGAGCCGGTCGGCCGCCTTCGGCAGCATCTGCTCGACCGGCGTGGCGCCGACGAAGTCGTAGTCCTGCCCGACGATCACCGAGGTCAGCACGACGAGCTCGGTGCCCTTGCGCAGCACCCCCGTCTCCATGATGTACGCCGCGTCGCCCGACGGGTCGACCTCCTCGGCGACCGGCCCGAGGTGGGCGTCGGTGATGACCGCGTCGGTGCCGGCGACGGCCACCTTGCGCGTCTGGAGCGCCCGGTACTCGCGCAGCTCGGCCGGTCGCGACGCGCACTCCTCCAGCCAGCCGTTGACGCGGGACCAGGCCCGGGTGGCGGCGGCCTCGTCGTCGTACCGGGCGACGACCTGGATCAGGGAGTCGCCGCCGACCTCGGGGGCACCCGCCTCGCTGTTGCGCAGCTCGTAGTCGGCGCGGACGACGCTCGTGGCGCCCGTGCCGGCCAGGGACTGTTCGGCGCACGGGTTGAAGACCGACTGACCGTCGCCCTCGCCGGTCCCGGTGCGGAACCAGTCCGCGCCGTCGCTGTAGACGGTGTCGTCGTCGGTCAGCAGCACCGCGGTGGTCAGCGCGTCGGCGCCGGTGGTGTCGGTGGCGGCGGGGGTCTTGTCGTCCGCGCCGCAGCCGGCGAGGAGGGCGGGCGTCGCGACCAGGGTCGCGGCGAGGAGGAGGTGGGTGGTCCGGCGGTGACGGCGCACAGCGGTACCCCTTTCGTGGTGCTCGAAGGGTGGAGGGAGGGGGAGAGGAGAGGCGAGGTGCGGCGGGCTCAGCCGCGGCAGGCGCTGCCGACGAACCGGCACAGGCTGGTGACGACCGCACCGGCCTCGTCGGCCGTCTGCGAGGCCTGGGTGACGATGTCCCCGGCCGGGTCGGACGCGCCGCCCTCGCTGGCCTGGGTGAGCAGCAGGAGGGCGTTGCCCACCCGGACGACATAGGTGATGTCGAGGCCGGGGGCCGGCGAGCCGTCGTACGTCGACGAGCGGCCGAGGATCCAGGACTCGTCGCCGAGGTCCCCGTCGGCCACCGTGTGGTGGCTGACGAAGCCGGCCGAGTCCGGCGTACCGGTGGGGCAGGCGCGGTAGGCGTTGACGATGGCGTCCGCCGCGCTCCGCGCCTCCGCGGCCGAGCCGTACGTCGACAGCTGGCGCCCCCGGAAGTCCTCCGGCTCCTGCCACCGCGCCGTCACCCGGTCGACCGGCGCGGGAGCGTCCGGGACGTCGGTGCCGCACGGGGCGAATGCGAACGCCTCCTGGCCGCGCGCGGGGCCCTCGAGGGAGCCGTCGCCGTCGACCTGGGGCCAGCCGTCGGCGAGCGGGAGGTCGTCGGGGATCGCGGTGGCTCCGGCCGGGGCGGCGGGGTCCCCAGGGTCGGCGGAGTCGGAGGGCGCGGCGGAGCCGGTCGCGGTCACCGTGGCCTTGGGGGCGGTGCCGGGCAGGAGCAGCTCGGCGGCCCGCGGGATCATCCGGGTGACCGGCGTCCCGTCGAGGAAGGTGTAGTCCTGGCCGACGATGCGCGAGTCGAGGATCGCGATCCGGTTGCCGACCCGCACCAGCCCGGTCTCGGCGATGTAGGCGGCGTCGCCGGAGGGGTCGATCTCCTTCGGCACCGGCCCGTAGTGGGCGTCGATGACCTGAGCCTCGCTGTCGTCGAGCCCGGTCGGGACCGGGGTCGTCTGGAGCACGCGGTACTCAGGGGTGCCGTTGGCCTTGGCGTGCTTGCCGCAGTCCGTGATCCAGGAGGCGACGGTCTGGAGCGCTTTGTCCGCCTCGGCCGCGCTCGGGAACTGCGCGATGACCTCGCGGAACTCGTCGCCGGAGACGCTGGGCGCGCCGTCCTCGAGGTTGCGCAGCTCGTAGCGGCGCTGGAGGATCGTGCCGGCGCCGAGCCCGGCCAGGTTGCTGCGGGCGCAGAGCTGGAAGGCCTCCTGGCCGTCGCCCTCGAACGTGTCGATGGTGAACCAGTCGGCGCCGTCGCTGTAGACGGTGTCGTCGTCGGTGAGCAGGTCCGCCTCGGACAGCGCCTTGGCGCGGTCGTTGGCGACCCGGCTGTCGTCCCCGTGGGAGCCGTCGAGCGAGAGGGCGAGGACCGGGACGGTCACGGCGGCCACGGCGAAGGCCGCGGCCCCCGCCACCAGGGCGGTACGGCGACGCCGGATCCGGTCGCCGCGGCGGCGTACGTCGGCTGCGGACAGGGGCATCTCGCCACCTCCATGGCCGGTGCTGAACCCGGCGCCGAACCGGGAGAGCTCCTCGATCGGGTCGTGCTGCTCAGGCATGGGTCACCCCTCCTCCCGCGAGCCCGGACTCGTCGGCCAGCAGGGTGGCGAGCGCCGCGCGTCCCCGGCTGAGCCGGGCCTTGATGGTTCCCTCGGGTACGCCGACCTCGGCCGCGACCTGGTGGACGGGCAGGTCGGCGATGTGGTGGAGGACGAGCGCCTGGCGCTGTGCCTCCGGAAGCTGCTTGAGGGCCGCGACGAGGGCGACGTGCGACTCGTCGACGGCGGCGGCCGTGCCGATGTCCTGCAGGGCCCGGTCGGGGGCCCGCTCGCCGCGCTTGCGGCGGCGCCAGCGGCTGACGGCGAGGCGGTAGGCGGTGGTGCGGACCCAGGCCTCGGGGTACTCCGCCTTGTCGAGCTTGCGGCGGTGGGCCCAGGCCCGGGCGAAGGCCTCCTGGGTGCACTCGGTGGCCTCGTCGAAGTCACCGATCATCGCGTAGACCTGGCCGGTCACCCGGCGGAACGACGCGGCGTAGAAGTCGTCGAAGTCGCTGGCTTCCACGTCGCACCTCCTCTGGGACCACCTGGTCTCCGTCGCGGCCCCGTGCGGGGCTTTCGGGAGTGATACGCCGGTGCGGTCGACCCGGTTGCACGGGGGCGCGAGGTTTTTCCTCCGCGCTCCCGGGGCGGGCTCAGGAGGCGGGCGTCCCCATGACGGCCAAGCGTTCCACGGAGCGGCGGGTGAGCGCCACGAAGTCGGGGTTGGCCATCCGGGCGCGGGGGGCGGCGACGTAGACGAGCACCGAGACCGAGGTGCCGCGGCGGACCACGGCGACGTCGTACTCGACGGTGCGGTCGCCGGGCAGGGCGGTGCTGAGGTGCCAGGCGGAGAGGGTGTCGCCGTCGTGGGCGAGCTCCTCGACCTCGGTGCCGGCGGTGGCGTCGAGGTCGGGGCAGGCGGCCATCTGCTCGCGGAAGCGGGCGACGAACGCCCGGGCCGCGCCCGTGGGCAGCGTGCCGACGGTCTGGGTGAGGCCGACCTCGGGGGGCAGCTTGGCGTCGCTCAGCACGAAGGTGCGGAACTGGTTGTCCTTGACCGGCTGGTTGCGGAACTTGCCGAACAGGTGGACGGTGTCGCAGCCGACCGCGCCGGAGTCGATCCGGTCCTCGGTGAGCTTGGCGGCGGGGGTGCCGACCCAGGGGCCGGGGTCCTGGGTGAGCGGCGGGAGGTCGAGCTCGGAGAGCATCCAGGGGACGTCGCCCGTGCGGTACGGCGCCCTGTCGACGACCTTGGGCTTGTCGGGGGCGCACGCGCCGCCGTCGGCGTTGGCGCACATCCGGCCCACGGCGGTGGCCAGGAGCTGGGCCACGCCCACCCGGCCGGGCTGCCCGGGGGCGACCTTGGCGCTCAGCGAGGTGACGGTGGTGTAGAGGCCGGTCCGCGCCACCCCCACGACGTACGTCGTCCGGTCGGCGCGCGAGCGCAGCACGACCAGCGCCGACTGGTCGCCGACGCCCGGCAGCGCCGCGGTCGAGACGAGCTGGATCCGCGGCGGGGCGGCGTCCTTGTCGGCCGGGGTCGGGCAGGTGGTGAACCAGCGCAGGGCGCGGCGGTAGGTCCGGATCGCGCGCGGCTCGGCCGAGGAGGCCTCCGCGAGCTGGACGACGCCGCGCGCGGCGCGCGGCTT encodes the following:
- a CDS encoding sigma factor-like helix-turn-helix DNA-binding protein, encoding MTADVPESPTSPQPRSAHVSSADLTAGFDAFYRDSRDRLLLQTFALTGDLAAARSAVREAFVVSWHHWRKTGRLDDPEMAVRPDAWRKALRRSSTRPWHRKKDIAAEHRAILDALAALPVDQRKALLLTQLAAVSMAEMAHEIGLPLEAAERELQQGAAAFATALAIPTSAIPLSLSSLGDAVRSVTWPRVTIIRRAGAARRRAHTVIGGAAAVVALVAGGAVAHDATGDRPTLDRADLPSVTSTPRPPGPAVTTLPDTALLPVEVVQDALPGRGWQQGTTTDNSAGNGLVLPCQTERYADPQGTSAWVRTFRNSAKPRAARGVVQLAEASSAEPRAIRTYRRALRWFTTCPTPADKDAAPPRIQLVSTAALPGVGDQSALVVLRSRADRTTYVVGVARTGLYTTVTSLSAKVAPGQPGRVGVAQLLATAVGRMCANADGGACAPDKPKVVDRAPYRTGDVPWMLSELDLPPLTQDPGPWVGTPAAKLTEDRIDSGAVGCDTVHLFGKFRNQPVKDNQFRTFVLSDAKLPPEVGLTQTVGTLPTGAARAFVARFREQMAACPDLDATAGTEVEELAHDGDTLSAWHLSTALPGDRTVEYDVAVVRRGTSVSVLVYVAAPRARMANPDFVALTRRSVERLAVMGTPAS
- the sucC gene encoding ADP-forming succinate--CoA ligase subunit beta, which produces MDLMEYQAKELFAKHGVATTLGTVVETAEEARAAAEQIGGVTVIKAQVKAGGRGKAGGVKLAKTADEAFEHASNILGMEIKGLTVNRVLVTPATPPEEEYYFSFLLDRSNRQYLCIASVEGGVEIEEVAKTNPDAVKKIGIDPGKGVDAAKAREIATEAKFPEAVFEQAVKMIEDLYKVFVEEDATLVEVNPLARLAGDKLEALDGKVSLDENASEVRHPEHEEFEIREEADPLEAKAKDLGLNYVKLDGQVGIIGNGAGLVMSTLDVVAYAGENHGGVKPANFLDIGGGANAQVMANGLDVILNDEQVKSVFVNVFGGITACDEVANGIKGALELLGDKATKPLVVRLDGNNVEAGRAILNELNHPLVTQVDTMDGAADKAAELANA
- a CDS encoding RNA polymerase sigma factor; the encoded protein is MEASDFDDFYAASFRRVTGQVYAMIGDFDEATECTQEAFARAWAHRRKLDKAEYPEAWVRTTAYRLAVSRWRRRKRGERAPDRALQDIGTAAAVDESHVALVAALKQLPEAQRQALVLHHIADLPVHQVAAEVGVPEGTIKARLSRGRAALATLLADESGLAGGGVTHA
- the sucD gene encoding succinate--CoA ligase subunit alpha, giving the protein MSIYLNKDSKIIVQGITGGMGAKHTALMLDSGAQIVGGVNARKAGTTVSHKDASGADVELPVFGTVAEAIKETGANVSVLFVPPAFTKDAAIEAIDAEMPLIVVITEGVPVQDTAEVWSYLQGKSTRMIGPNCPGIITPGESLAGITPHTIAGKGPVGLVSKSGTLTYQMMYELRDFGFSTAIGIGGDPIVGTTHIDALQAFEEDPETSVIVMIGEIGGDAEERAADYIKANITKPVVGYVAGFTAPEGKTMGHAGAIVSGSAGTAQAKKDALEAVGVKVGKTPSETAALAREILQSL